The window TCTTATTTTTTCCAAAAATCCGGTATAAAGATAACGATCACTGTGTAGAGCTCGAGACGGCCGAGGAGCATGAGCAAAGACAGCAGCCATTTGCCCAGCACCGGGATCTGGGCATAATTGTCCATTGGCCCCACCATGCCCAGGCCAGGGCCGATATTCCCCAGGGTGGCGGCGACGCTGGAGAATGCGGTGATGATGTCAAGCCCGAGCAGCGACATGCACACAGAGCCGGCGATAAAGATCAGGATATAGATGATAAAAAAGGCAAGGATGTTGGTGACTACGTCGGGCGGTACGACGCGTCCACCCAGCCGCACCGGGATGAAAGCATTGGGATGCAGCAGTTTTTTAACCTCAGTGACCCCATGCTTCAGCACCAGCATAATGCGGATGATTTTAATGGAGCCGCCGGTGGACCCGGCGCAGCCGCCGATGAACATCAAAAATACCATGATGAGTTGTCCGGCGGGATTCCATAATTCGAAATCATCTGAGCCGAAACCAGTGGTGGTCATGATCGAGACCACCTGAAAAACGGCGGAGCGCAGGCTGGAGCCGATGCCGGACGGTCGGCTGAAAAAGACGATGAGCGCGACCACCAGAATGCAGGCCAGCGTGAAGACAAAGTAGAAACGAAACTCACGATCCATGTAGTAGGCGTCCCGCTTACCGCGAAGAAACCGGTAGTGCAGGCTGAAATTAGTGCCGGCGAGGAACATGAAGATGATAACGACCGATTCGATGTACAGGCTGTTATAGTGGGCGATGCTGGCGTTCTTAGTCGAAAAGCCGCCGGTGGCCATGGTGCCAAAGGTGTGGCACAGGGCATCGAAAAGCGACATGCCGCCCAACATCAGAAGGCCGGTTTCTACGGCGGAGAAGAGTAGATAGACGCCCCAGAGGATTTTGGCTGTTTCCGCGATACGTGGACTCAGACGGTCCTTGGTGGGGCCGGGCACCTCCGCTTTGTAGAGCTGCATACCGCCGACACCAAGCAAAGGCAGGATGGCCAGAGAGAGAACCACAATGCCCATGCCCCCGAGCCAATGGGTCATGCTGCGCCAGAAAAGCAGGCCATGGGGCACGGCTTCGATATCGCGAAGGATGGTGGCTCCAGTAGTGCTGAAACCAGACATGGTTTCAAAAAAAGCGTCGGTGTAGGAAGGGATGGCGCCGGAAACAACGAACGGAATCGCGCCGAAAAACGCCAGGGCGGTCCAGCCGAATACGACGATGGCAAATCCTTCACGCAGTTTCAGCTCAGATTTATTGCGCGTGGCCCTGGCCAGCAGGCCGCCGCAGATCAAGCAGATCAGCGAGGACAACAGGATCGCCCAGGCATCGCCATCGCCATAGTACAGGCCAATCACGACGGGAAGAAGCAGGGAGAGTCCTTCGAAAACGATGAGGTCGGCTATGATATGCAGAACAGGGCGCAGGTTCATGGCGCGGGCGGATCCTATCGATTGGAAAAGATTTTTTCCACTCGCGCTACGGACGGAGGCGTGGTGAAGACGATGATCGAATCGCCGGACTTGAGCTCGGTATCGCCGACCGGCACGATCACCTGGCCGTTGCGGCTGATAACGCCGACCATGCCGTCATGATCGAGCTTGAGGGCCTTGATTTTACGACCGGCGGCCCGGGACCGCTCGGTGATTTCGATCTGCAGGACCTCGGCTTCGATGCCGGGCAGACTCGCCAGCGAGGTAACGTTGCCGCGCCGGATGTAGCGCAGGATCGCGTTGGCGGTGAGGGTCTGCGTGTCCACCGCCGCGTCCACGCCGATGGAAGCCATGATGGGAAGATAATCAGGGCGGTTGACCAGCGCCAGACAGCGGCGCACGCCCATGTGCTTGGCCATCAGGCAAGAAAGAATGTTGGTCTCTTCGTCGCTGGTGACCGCAATGTAACTGTCCATCTCCATGATGCCCTCCACCGCGAGCAGATCGAGGTCCGTGCCATCGCCGACGATGATCATGGTGCGCTGCAGTTCTTCGGCGATGCGTTGGCTTTTTTCCCGATTGGATTCCACCAGTTTCACCTGGCAGCCGTCCTCTTGCTCCAGCTCGGCGGCCACCATGCGGCCGACCCTGCCGCCGCCGAGGATCATCACTTTGGCGATTTTTTCTTCGCTTTTGCCGAGGATTTCCAACAGGCGCGGCACCAGTTCGGTCTTGGTGATGAAGAAAAGCTGATCGCCGCGGATCACGCGATCCTCGCCCCCGGGGATAATGGTCTTGTTGGCGCGAAAGATGGCCACGATGCGGAACAAGAGATCCGGATTTT is drawn from bacterium and contains these coding sequences:
- a CDS encoding TrkH family potassium uptake protein yields the protein MNLRPVLHIIADLIVFEGLSLLLPVVIGLYYGDGDAWAILLSSLICLICGGLLARATRNKSELKLREGFAIVVFGWTALAFFGAIPFVVSGAIPSYTDAFFETMSGFSTTGATILRDIEAVPHGLLFWRSMTHWLGGMGIVVLSLAILPLLGVGGMQLYKAEVPGPTKDRLSPRIAETAKILWGVYLLFSAVETGLLMLGGMSLFDALCHTFGTMATGGFSTKNASIAHYNSLYIESVVIIFMFLAGTNFSLHYRFLRGKRDAYYMDREFRFYFVFTLACILVVALIVFFSRPSGIGSSLRSAVFQVVSIMTTTGFGSDDFELWNPAGQLIMVFLMFIGGCAGSTGGSIKIIRIMLVLKHGVTEVKKLLHPNAFIPVRLGGRVVPPDVVTNILAFFIIYILIFIAGSVCMSLLGLDIITAFSSVAATLGNIGPGLGMVGPMDNYAQIPVLGKWLLSLLMLLGRLELYTVIVIFIPDFWKK
- the trkA gene encoding Trk system potassium transporter TrkA, whose product is MKVIVIGAGLVGAYICEYLSSEDHDVIVIEKDAAVCRKAMDSLDAMVIQGDGASPAQLVQAGLKDCDMLVAVSPNDEVNILACLAAAKAGVKIKIARLRNPEFSQENALLGKEALGIDFIIHPERETARELVWLTKRAAATDVIEFEEGRVQLIGVRLDLSSPILNKTLQEIDQQNPDLLFRIVAIFRANKTIIPGGEDRVIRGDQLFFITKTELVPRLLEILGKSEEKIAKVMILGGGRVGRMVAAELEQEDGCQVKLVESNREKSQRIAEELQRTMIIVGDGTDLDLLAVEGIMEMDSYIAVTSDEETNILSCLMAKHMGVRRCLALVNRPDYLPIMASIGVDAAVDTQTLTANAILRYIRRGNVTSLASLPGIEAEVLQIEITERSRAAGRKIKALKLDHDGMVGVISRNGQVIVPVGDTELKSGDSIIVFTTPPSVARVEKIFSNR